The Aeromicrobium sp. Leaf245 genome includes a region encoding these proteins:
- a CDS encoding iron-sulfur cluster assembly accessory protein, protein MSVDSSTTPDTATTATDGVTAPAEGVTLSANAADKVRSLLAQEGRDDLALRIAVQPGGCSGLRYQLFFDERTLDGDEVRDFDGVNVVVDRMSLPYLGGATIDFVDTIEKQGFTIDNPMATGSCACGDSFH, encoded by the coding sequence ATGAGCGTCGACAGCAGCACGACCCCCGACACGGCCACCACCGCCACCGACGGCGTCACCGCGCCCGCCGAGGGCGTGACGTTGTCCGCCAACGCCGCCGACAAGGTCCGGAGCCTGCTCGCGCAGGAGGGTCGCGACGACCTCGCCCTGCGGATCGCCGTGCAGCCCGGTGGCTGCTCCGGCCTGCGCTACCAGCTCTTCTTCGACGAGCGCACGCTCGACGGCGACGAGGTCCGCGACTTCGACGGCGTCAACGTCGTCGTCGACCGCATGAGCCTGCCCTACCTGGGCGGAGCCACCATCGACTTCGTCGACACGATCGAGAAGCAGGGCTTCACCATCGACAACCCGATGGCCACCGGTTCCTGCGCCTGCGGCGACTCGTTCCACTGA
- a CDS encoding YafY family protein, which yields MTTTARLLRLLSLLQARRDWPGPLLASRLEVSDRTVRRDVERLREMGYTIQAATGPDGGYRLAAGSELPPLLFDDDQTVAVAVALQTAPASGVGIEEAAVRALVTIRQVMPARLRHRLDALQVTTIRPGGTARPSVAVDVLVTLANAIRDREVLRFDYVARGAPDAGDDVPAARRVEPHHLVSSSGRWYLVGWDLDREDWRIFSANRVGPRTPTGPRFRPRSVPGSDVQAFVSARFKGSDLDAWPCRGTVVLHRPAHEVRPFVDDGVLVALDDHRCSIETGSWSWGALAAWFGRFESAMDVVGPPELVSAFALLAECYDRAGGASAQP from the coding sequence GTGACCACGACCGCCAGACTCCTGCGTCTGCTGTCGCTGCTCCAGGCACGGCGGGACTGGCCGGGTCCCCTCCTCGCCTCGCGGCTGGAGGTCAGCGACCGCACGGTGCGCCGCGACGTCGAGAGACTCCGGGAGATGGGCTACACCATCCAGGCCGCCACGGGGCCGGACGGCGGCTACCGGCTCGCTGCCGGTTCCGAGCTGCCGCCGTTGCTCTTCGACGACGACCAGACCGTCGCGGTGGCCGTCGCGCTGCAGACCGCACCGGCCTCCGGCGTCGGCATCGAGGAGGCCGCGGTCCGCGCCCTCGTCACGATCCGTCAGGTGATGCCCGCGCGGCTGCGGCACCGCCTTGACGCGCTGCAGGTGACCACGATCCGACCCGGGGGCACGGCACGCCCGAGCGTGGCGGTCGACGTCCTCGTCACCCTCGCCAATGCGATACGGGATCGCGAGGTCCTCCGCTTCGACTACGTCGCGAGAGGAGCACCGGACGCGGGTGACGACGTCCCTGCGGCGCGACGTGTCGAGCCGCACCACCTGGTCAGCTCCTCCGGACGGTGGTACCTCGTCGGGTGGGACCTCGACCGCGAGGACTGGCGGATCTTCAGCGCCAACCGCGTCGGCCCGCGCACGCCGACCGGGCCGCGGTTCCGGCCACGGTCCGTGCCGGGCAGCGACGTGCAGGCGTTCGTGTCGGCACGGTTCAAGGGGTCGGACCTGGACGCGTGGCCCTGCCGCGGCACGGTCGTGCTGCACCGGCCGGCGCACGAGGTACGCCCCTTCGTGGACGACGGGGTGCTCGTCGCACTCGACGACCACCGCTGCAGCATCGAGACCGGCTCCTGGTCCTGGGGCGCGCTGGCCGCCTGGTTCGGGAGGTTCGAGTCGGCGATGGACGTCGTCGGTCCGCCGGAGCTGGTCTCGGCCTTCGCCCTCCTCGCGGAGTGCTACGACCGGGCCGGCGGCGCGTCCGCCCAACCGTGA
- a CDS encoding glycerate kinase, producing MRVLVAPDKFAGTLGAPEAARAIARGWARAAPHDEIVRLPMADGGPGFVDALHDALGGHLHVVTVTGSTGVDVPMTVLVVDDVAYLESAQACGLQLGPPSARSASTWGVGQAIAAAVELGVESVVVGLGGSATNDGGAGLLGALGAVADRPLDAGPDGLSGITRVDLEPARAAVGQVRLVAASDVDVPLLGMFGATKTFGPQKGLSDADVVEVDGLLDRFVEAACGSTPAERRVADSPGAGAAGGLGLALLLLGAERRPGVAVVADAVGLDAACAAADLVVSGEGAYDHTSRSGKVVHGVAQVAARHARPCVAIAGQVTVGAREMRAMGVESAYAVLDVVGEERAFADPAGSLSEVAERVARTWSR from the coding sequence GTGCGGGTGCTCGTGGCGCCGGACAAGTTCGCCGGGACGCTGGGCGCCCCCGAGGCGGCCAGGGCGATCGCGCGCGGCTGGGCCCGTGCGGCGCCCCACGACGAGATCGTGCGGCTGCCCATGGCCGACGGTGGCCCCGGCTTCGTCGACGCGCTCCACGACGCCCTCGGCGGTCACCTCCACGTCGTGACGGTGACCGGGTCGACCGGGGTCGACGTCCCGATGACGGTCCTCGTCGTCGACGACGTCGCGTACCTGGAGTCGGCACAGGCCTGCGGGCTCCAGCTCGGACCGCCGTCGGCGAGGTCGGCGAGCACGTGGGGCGTGGGTCAGGCGATCGCGGCCGCCGTGGAGCTCGGCGTCGAGTCGGTGGTCGTGGGTCTGGGCGGCAGCGCCACCAACGACGGGGGCGCCGGACTGCTGGGCGCGCTCGGAGCGGTGGCCGACCGCCCGCTCGACGCCGGGCCCGACGGGCTCAGCGGCATCACACGGGTCGACCTCGAGCCGGCTCGCGCGGCAGTCGGCCAGGTGCGCCTCGTGGCGGCGAGCGACGTCGACGTGCCCCTGCTCGGGATGTTCGGTGCGACCAAGACCTTCGGGCCGCAGAAGGGCCTCTCCGACGCCGACGTGGTCGAGGTCGACGGACTGCTCGACCGGTTCGTCGAGGCGGCCTGCGGCTCGACCCCGGCGGAACGGCGGGTCGCGGACTCGCCGGGTGCCGGCGCTGCGGGCGGCCTCGGGCTCGCGCTCCTCCTCCTGGGCGCGGAGCGCCGGCCCGGTGTCGCGGTCGTGGCCGACGCCGTGGGTCTGGACGCCGCGTGCGCCGCGGCCGACCTGGTGGTCTCGGGGGAGGGTGCCTACGACCACACGTCGCGCAGCGGCAAGGTCGTGCACGGCGTGGCGCAGGTGGCAGCACGCCATGCCCGTCCGTGCGTGGCGATCGCCGGCCAGGTCACGGTGGGCGCGCGCGAGATGCGCGCCATGGGCGTGGAGTCGGCGTACGCGGTGCTCGACGTCGTGGGGGAGGAGCGTGCCTTCGCCGATCCGGCCGGCTCGCTGAGCGAGGTGGCCGAGCGGGTCGCCCGCACCTGGTCCAGGTGA
- a CDS encoding SGNH/GDSL hydrolase family protein has translation MQTVRPRRFERGQGSLELVGVIVLAAILVGGIVWTITANSEPIRATVSTKICEITGGSDCGEVPEPTAPLPGDSTVPTYLDPSLTPQEQAEAGEYVALGDSFSSGEGGSEYDPDTDENYASEAEDYYENLDEDGNPQPQLYCHQYGCVEVPVTQTEAPYNNMCHRSEGAYSQQINDTFDFAGGYTFAACSGAVTEDFTEPNSDNDDEPAQLDNLDEDTSLVTFTIGGNDAKFANTLEQCIKDGMNPFHSCFDNQSERDEADENIAQAIENMRELLPQIREQAPNARILVLGYPRFFPEDPGSAWSDGTQIDTDDILAINDLVEDMDGQIEDLVNELNEENPGAFQYVDMYDAFNGCEIGTSNACMNNIEVRIADGKPDKNGSYHPNDRGHEEMAAILEEAIRNGP, from the coding sequence ATGCAGACAGTGCGACCACGACGCTTCGAGCGGGGCCAAGGCTCGCTCGAGCTCGTGGGCGTCATCGTCCTCGCCGCGATCCTGGTCGGCGGGATCGTCTGGACCATCACGGCCAACAGCGAGCCCATCAGGGCCACCGTCAGCACGAAGATCTGCGAGATCACCGGCGGCAGCGACTGCGGCGAGGTGCCGGAGCCCACGGCACCCCTGCCCGGCGACTCGACGGTGCCGACCTATCTCGACCCGTCGCTCACACCGCAGGAGCAGGCCGAGGCCGGCGAGTACGTCGCCCTCGGCGACTCCTTCTCCTCCGGGGAGGGCGGCTCGGAGTACGACCCCGACACCGACGAGAACTACGCCTCCGAGGCCGAGGACTACTACGAGAACCTCGACGAGGACGGCAATCCCCAGCCGCAGCTCTACTGCCACCAGTACGGCTGCGTCGAGGTCCCGGTCACCCAGACCGAGGCGCCGTACAACAACATGTGCCACCGGTCCGAGGGCGCGTACTCCCAGCAGATCAACGACACGTTCGACTTCGCCGGCGGCTACACCTTCGCGGCCTGCTCCGGTGCCGTCACCGAGGACTTCACCGAGCCCAACAGCGACAACGACGATGAACCGGCGCAGCTGGACAACCTCGACGAGGACACCAGCCTGGTCACCTTCACCATCGGTGGCAACGACGCGAAGTTCGCGAACACGCTCGAGCAGTGCATCAAGGACGGGATGAACCCGTTCCACAGCTGCTTCGACAACCAGTCCGAGCGCGACGAGGCCGACGAGAACATCGCCCAGGCCATCGAGAACATGCGCGAGCTGCTGCCGCAGATCCGCGAGCAGGCTCCCAACGCGAGGATCCTGGTGCTCGGCTACCCGCGCTTCTTCCCCGAGGACCCGGGCAGCGCGTGGAGCGACGGCACGCAGATCGACACCGATGACATCCTGGCCATCAACGACCTGGTCGAGGACATGGACGGCCAGATCGAGGACCTCGTGAACGAGCTCAACGAGGAGAACCCCGGTGCCTTCCAGTACGTCGACATGTACGACGCCTTCAACGGGTGCGAGATCGGCACCTCCAACGCCTGCATGAACAACATCGAGGTCCGCATCGCCGACGGCAAGCCCGACAAGAACGGCAGCTACCACCCCAACGACCGAGGACACGAGGAGATGGCCGCCATCCTCGAGGAGGCGATCCGCAATGGTCCGTGA
- a CDS encoding PspA/IM30 family protein yields MGIGRRIRDIWRSRSHQELDGDALRSSLDDTYRGQLAHLQRVRRGVADVTTSRKRVEVRLRQLEQQSSTFEGQAREAVARGDDDAARAALGRKVGLEEALADLRERHAALQKEEATITDAATRLEQNIEDFRLRKDTLTARQSAAEARSQLTSADSGITSSLSTVNQQMEAAERHTRELEAKADAVDELVADGVVARPGEDTADLEARRFDRELGIDPSSTDTESGEDGRGPHQIQA; encoded by the coding sequence ATGGGGATCGGACGCAGGATTCGCGACATCTGGCGGTCGCGGTCGCACCAGGAGCTCGACGGCGACGCGTTGCGCAGCTCGCTCGACGACACCTACCGCGGTCAGCTGGCCCACCTGCAGCGCGTGCGTCGCGGCGTCGCGGACGTCACCACGAGCCGCAAGCGCGTCGAGGTGCGGCTCCGCCAGCTCGAGCAGCAGTCCAGCACCTTCGAGGGCCAGGCGCGCGAGGCCGTCGCCCGGGGTGACGACGACGCGGCCCGCGCGGCACTCGGGCGCAAGGTCGGGCTCGAGGAGGCCCTGGCGGACCTGCGCGAGCGGCACGCCGCCCTCCAGAAGGAGGAGGCCACGATCACCGACGCGGCGACCCGCCTGGAGCAGAACATCGAGGACTTCCGGCTCCGCAAGGACACGCTCACGGCCCGCCAGTCCGCGGCCGAGGCCCGTTCGCAGCTGACCAGCGCCGACTCCGGCATCACCTCCTCGCTCAGCACCGTCAACCAGCAGATGGAGGCGGCCGAGCGGCACACCCGAGAGCTCGAGGCCAAGGCCGACGCCGTGGACGAGCTCGTCGCCGACGGGGTCGTCGCGCGGCCGGGCGAGGACACCGCCGACCTCGAGGCGCGCCGCTTCGACCGCGAGCTCGGGATCGACCCGTCCTCCACGGACACCGAGTCAGGGGAGGATGGCCGTGGCCCGCACCAGATTCAGGCCTGA
- a CDS encoding leucyl aminopeptidase, with the protein MNESLLPDVSVSTAKPSSVKADVLVLGVRNDDDAGDHASTLALLGFTGEKGQVVTVPAGEAAKVSTVVAVGLSAEPDAEELRRAAASGVRAAARTKATSVALALHPAEGDEVTAVAEGALLGSYRYEAYKTKPTSDDDRVRTLTVLSAFARQSTVVDAVERAAVVVRATALARDWVNTPPGDLRPPAFAEQIVERAGGTPVKVSVWDEKRLEKEHCGGILGVGAGSDAPPRLVRLSYEPRKPVTHLALVGKGITFDSGGLSIKSGAGMQTMKIDMAGAAAVVAATLAIAELGLPIKVTAFACLAENMPSGSATRPGDVLTMRSGSTVEVHNTDAEGRLVLADGLSLAVEAGADHIIDVATLTGACVVALGERTSGVLGNDDALSESVLDAAKATGESMWPLPIVEEMKSAVTSSKIADIRQHNPKPYGGTLFAAAFLREFVGETPWAHLDIAGPSFNDGAEHGYTPSGGTGVSVRTLVRLASDLAAAGA; encoded by the coding sequence GTGAACGAGTCCCTTCTGCCTGACGTCTCGGTCAGCACAGCCAAGCCGTCGTCGGTCAAGGCCGACGTCCTCGTGCTGGGCGTGCGCAACGACGACGACGCCGGCGACCACGCCTCGACGCTGGCCCTGCTGGGCTTCACCGGCGAGAAGGGCCAGGTCGTCACCGTCCCTGCCGGCGAGGCCGCCAAGGTCTCGACGGTGGTGGCCGTGGGCCTGAGCGCCGAGCCCGATGCGGAGGAGCTGCGCCGTGCGGCCGCGAGCGGCGTGCGTGCGGCGGCCCGCACCAAGGCCACGTCCGTGGCGCTGGCCCTGCACCCGGCCGAGGGCGACGAGGTCACGGCCGTGGCGGAGGGCGCCCTGCTCGGCTCCTACCGCTACGAGGCCTACAAGACCAAGCCGACGTCCGACGACGATCGCGTGCGGACCCTGACCGTGCTGTCCGCCTTCGCCCGCCAGTCGACGGTCGTCGACGCCGTCGAGCGCGCCGCCGTGGTGGTCCGTGCCACGGCCCTGGCGCGTGACTGGGTGAACACCCCGCCCGGCGACCTGCGTCCGCCGGCCTTCGCCGAGCAGATCGTCGAGCGCGCCGGTGGCACCCCCGTCAAGGTCTCGGTGTGGGACGAGAAGCGCCTCGAGAAGGAGCACTGCGGCGGCATCCTCGGCGTGGGCGCCGGGTCCGACGCGCCGCCCCGCCTGGTGCGCCTCAGCTACGAGCCCCGCAAGCCCGTCACCCACCTCGCCCTCGTGGGCAAGGGCATCACCTTCGACTCGGGCGGCCTCTCGATCAAGAGCGGCGCCGGCATGCAGACCATGAAGATCGACATGGCGGGCGCGGCCGCGGTCGTGGCCGCGACCCTGGCCATCGCCGAGCTCGGGCTGCCGATCAAGGTCACGGCGTTCGCCTGCCTCGCCGAGAACATGCCGAGCGGCTCGGCCACCCGCCCCGGCGACGTGCTCACGATGCGCTCCGGCTCCACCGTCGAGGTGCACAACACCGACGCCGAGGGTCGCCTCGTGCTCGCCGACGGTCTCTCCCTGGCGGTGGAGGCCGGCGCCGACCACATCATCGACGTCGCGACGCTGACCGGTGCGTGCGTCGTGGCGCTCGGTGAGCGCACCAGCGGCGTGCTCGGCAACGACGACGCGCTGAGCGAGTCGGTGCTCGACGCCGCGAAGGCCACCGGGGAGTCGATGTGGCCGCTGCCGATCGTCGAGGAGATGAAGTCCGCCGTCACGTCCTCCAAGATCGCCGACATCCGCCAGCACAACCCGAAGCCGTACGGCGGGACCCTGTTCGCGGCCGCCTTCCTGCGCGAGTTCGTCGGCGAGACCCCGTGGGCGCACCTGGACATCGCCGGTCCGTCGTTCAACGACGGGGCCGAGC
- a CDS encoding DUF3043 domain-containing protein, translated as MTQDNAAPDDRQSNNAKGRATPSRKEAEAARKKAMKTPLTRKEQMRRERDARAQLRQRQQEALRAGKGSDLPPRDRGPVRAFARDFVDRRRNVAEYLLPILLLVLVLSFINQPWAQLVVFYAWAVMLLLTILDEVVMVRGLKRGLRERFPDTPTKGAVGYSVLRSTQLRRFRLPAVSIDRGAPLRDRY; from the coding sequence GTGACGCAGGACAACGCCGCCCCGGACGACCGCCAGAGCAACAACGCCAAGGGCCGCGCGACTCCCAGTCGCAAGGAGGCCGAGGCCGCCCGCAAGAAGGCCATGAAGACGCCCCTGACGCGCAAGGAGCAGATGCGTCGAGAGCGCGACGCCCGCGCGCAGCTGCGCCAGCGGCAGCAGGAGGCGCTCCGCGCCGGCAAGGGCTCCGACCTGCCGCCCCGTGACCGCGGACCGGTCCGCGCCTTCGCCCGGGACTTCGTCGACCGCCGTCGCAACGTCGCCGAGTACCTGCTCCCGATCCTGCTGCTCGTGCTGGTGCTGAGCTTCATCAACCAGCCCTGGGCCCAGCTCGTCGTCTTCTACGCCTGGGCGGTCATGCTGCTGCTCACGATCCTCGACGAGGTGGTCATGGTCCGCGGCCTCAAGCGCGGTCTGCGTGAGCGGTTCCCGGACACCCCCACGAAGGGTGCCGTCGGCTACTCGGTGCTGCGCAGCACCCAGCTGCGTCGCTTCCGGCTGCCGGCCGTCTCCATCGATCGCGGCGCCCCGTTGCGGGACCGCTACTAG
- the htpX gene encoding zinc metalloprotease HtpX: protein MARTRFRPDAGLSRRMFGVSLGLGALYVAFGAILIANTNLVLGLVIVLGMSWGQWYFSDKLALRSMGAKVVTPEQAPELHAMIDRLCVMADMPKPTVAVAVTDMPNAFATGRTPSHSAVCVTTGIMQRLDADELEGVLAHELAHVANRDVSVMTVASSLGLLAGFITRWGLYFGRGGSNRNGNNLPFIAVFLVSMVVYFISFLLTRALSRYRELSADRSGAYLTGRPSKLASALTKISGDMSRIPNKDLRDSQALSAFFFAPAISRASAGALMATHPPLEQRLAQLAKVGAELSDPI from the coding sequence GTGGCCCGCACCAGATTCAGGCCTGACGCGGGGCTCTCCCGACGGATGTTCGGGGTGAGCCTCGGGCTCGGCGCCCTCTACGTCGCCTTCGGCGCGATCCTGATCGCAAACACGAACCTCGTGCTCGGGCTCGTCATCGTCCTCGGTATGTCGTGGGGCCAGTGGTACTTCTCCGACAAGCTCGCCCTGCGGTCCATGGGCGCGAAGGTCGTGACCCCGGAGCAGGCCCCCGAGCTGCACGCCATGATCGACCGGCTGTGCGTCATGGCCGACATGCCCAAGCCGACGGTGGCCGTCGCGGTCACCGACATGCCGAACGCCTTCGCGACCGGCCGCACGCCCAGCCACTCCGCGGTGTGCGTCACGACCGGCATCATGCAGCGCCTCGACGCCGACGAGCTCGAGGGCGTGCTCGCGCACGAGCTGGCCCACGTTGCCAACCGCGACGTCTCGGTCATGACGGTCGCCTCGTCGCTCGGGCTGCTGGCCGGATTCATCACCCGCTGGGGCCTGTACTTCGGCCGGGGCGGCAGCAACCGCAACGGCAACAACCTGCCCTTCATCGCCGTGTTCCTCGTGAGCATGGTGGTGTACTTCATCAGCTTCCTGCTGACCCGGGCGCTGTCGCGGTACCGCGAGCTCAGCGCGGACCGCAGCGGCGCGTACCTCACGGGGCGTCCCTCGAAGCTGGCGTCGGCCCTCACCAAGATCTCGGGCGACATGAGCCGCATCCCCAACAAGGACCTGCGCGACTCCCAGGCCCTGAGCGCGTTCTTCTTCGCGCCGGCCATCAGCCGCGCGTCGGCCGGTGCCCTCATGGCCACCCACCCGCCGCTGGAGCAGCGCCTGGCGCAGCTGGCCAAGGTCGGCGCCGAGCTCTCGGATCCGATCTGA
- the gcvT gene encoding glycine cleavage system aminomethyltransferase GcvT encodes MDLLRSPLHDHHVALGAKMAEFGGWTMPLEYPSESGGGVLAEHAAVREAAGLFDVSHLGKASVRGAGALDHVNAVLTNDLRRIGPGQAQYTLCCDETGGTVDDLIAYVRSEFDVFLVPNAANTAAVVAQLQASAPEGVEVVDRHRELAVLAVQGPSSEAVLEAVGVPVDHAYMSFVEAPVGGAEAIVCRTGYTGEKGYELVVRADDAPAVWEALLAAGAPHGLRPCGLGARDTLRTEMGYPLHGHELSLEISPVMARAGWAVGWDKPTFAGKDALTRQREEKTVPLVRGLVAAGRGIPRPGMVVRSVGPDGEPGDVVGEVTSGTFSPTLRQGVGLALLDRSVGDGDDVVVEVRRRAERFTVTKPPFVTTST; translated from the coding sequence ATGGACCTGCTCCGCTCGCCGCTGCACGACCACCACGTGGCCCTGGGGGCCAAGATGGCCGAGTTCGGCGGGTGGACGATGCCGCTGGAGTATCCCTCGGAGTCCGGCGGCGGGGTGCTCGCCGAGCACGCGGCCGTGCGGGAGGCTGCGGGCCTGTTCGACGTGAGCCACCTGGGCAAGGCGAGCGTGCGGGGGGCGGGCGCCCTCGACCACGTGAACGCCGTCCTCACCAACGACCTGCGGCGCATCGGCCCCGGACAGGCGCAGTACACGCTCTGCTGCGACGAGACCGGTGGCACGGTCGACGACCTCATCGCCTACGTCCGCAGCGAGTTCGACGTCTTCCTCGTGCCGAACGCCGCGAACACCGCCGCCGTGGTCGCGCAGCTGCAGGCGTCGGCCCCGGAGGGGGTCGAGGTCGTCGACCGGCACCGCGAGCTCGCCGTGCTGGCGGTGCAGGGTCCGTCGAGCGAGGCCGTCCTCGAGGCGGTCGGCGTGCCCGTCGACCACGCGTACATGTCGTTCGTCGAGGCGCCCGTGGGTGGGGCCGAGGCCATCGTGTGCCGCACCGGCTACACCGGCGAGAAGGGCTACGAGCTCGTGGTCCGGGCCGACGACGCCCCCGCGGTGTGGGAGGCGCTCCTGGCGGCCGGCGCGCCGCACGGTCTGCGGCCCTGCGGCCTCGGTGCCCGCGACACGCTCCGAACCGAGATGGGGTATCCGCTGCACGGCCACGAGCTGTCCCTCGAGATCTCGCCGGTCATGGCGCGCGCGGGCTGGGCGGTCGGCTGGGACAAGCCCACGTTCGCCGGCAAGGACGCCCTGACCCGCCAGCGCGAGGAGAAGACCGTTCCCCTGGTGCGCGGCCTCGTCGCCGCAGGACGCGGCATCCCGCGTCCCGGCATGGTCGTGCGGTCCGTCGGCCCCGACGGCGAGCCCGGCGACGTGGTCGGCGAGGTCACGTCGGGCACCTTCTCGCCGACGCTGCGCCAGGGTGTCGGCCTGGCCCTCCTGGACCGGTCCGTCGGCGACGGTGACGACGTGGTCGTGGAGGTCCGCCGGCGTGCGGAGCGCTTCACGGTGACCAAGCCGCCGTTCGTGACGACCTCGACCTGA
- a CDS encoding VOC family protein, translating into MTIQTVTHLNFRGDARAALELYQSVFGGHLAITTYADAGMPADAPGADAVLFGLVSADNGFRVMGYDVPGRTEGMLVGGGTTRRENHTTLTDQAVFVSVASDTLEELQGYWDDLAVQGVVVEALAASAWSAGFGMLTDRFGVTWSFSVVPS; encoded by the coding sequence ATGACCATCCAGACCGTCACCCACCTGAACTTCCGCGGCGACGCCCGCGCGGCGCTGGAGCTCTACCAGTCCGTGTTCGGCGGCCACCTCGCCATCACCACCTACGCCGACGCCGGCATGCCGGCCGACGCGCCCGGGGCGGATGCAGTCCTCTTCGGCCTGGTGTCCGCCGACAACGGGTTCCGCGTGATGGGCTACGACGTCCCCGGCCGGACCGAGGGCATGCTCGTCGGCGGAGGCACCACCCGCCGGGAGAACCACACGACGCTCACCGACCAGGCGGTGTTCGTCTCGGTCGCGTCGGACACCCTCGAGGAGCTCCAGGGCTACTGGGACGACCTCGCGGTGCAGGGCGTCGTCGTCGAGGCGCTCGCGGCCTCGGCCTGGAGCGCAGGGTTCGGCATGCTCACCGACCGGTTCGGCGTCACGTGGAGCTTCAGCGTCGTGCCGTCCTGA
- a CDS encoding aminotransferase class I/II-fold pyridoxal phosphate-dependent enzyme, protein MSLDTLSTAEISALHDEQTAAYERLKAAGLALDITRGKPSAAQLDLSNALLDLPGQDYKDGAGTDTRNYGGIVGNADLRGIFAELLHVPVDQVVAGDNASLAIMHDLVVLAMLKGTVGSTRPWSQEDEVVFLCPAPGYDRHFAICEQYGITMRTIEMHDDGPDMAAVREAVTDPAVKGIWIVPTYANPTGAVVSEAKAAELAALETAAPDFRIFWDNAYAVHHLTEERTKTADIVGLCAASGHPDRPFVLASTSKITFAGSGVSFFASSPENVAWYTRLIGKRTIGPDKVNQLRHLRHLVDVDGVHALMDRHREILAPKFAVVLEVLSERLGGHDVATWTEPKGGYFVSLDVPDGCATRVVQLAKEAGIALTPAGASFPYGKDPRDRNIRIAPSFPPIEELRTAMEGLATCVLLAATEQRLA, encoded by the coding sequence GTGAGCCTCGACACCCTCTCGACCGCAGAGATCAGCGCCCTCCACGACGAGCAGACGGCCGCCTACGAACGCCTCAAGGCAGCCGGTCTCGCCCTCGACATCACGCGCGGCAAGCCGTCCGCGGCCCAGCTCGACCTGTCGAACGCCCTGCTCGACCTCCCGGGCCAGGACTACAAGGACGGCGCGGGCACCGACACCCGCAACTACGGCGGCATCGTGGGCAACGCCGACCTGCGCGGGATCTTCGCCGAGCTGCTGCACGTGCCGGTCGACCAGGTGGTCGCGGGCGACAACGCGAGCCTGGCGATCATGCACGACCTGGTGGTGCTCGCCATGCTCAAGGGCACGGTCGGCTCGACGCGTCCGTGGTCGCAGGAGGACGAGGTCGTCTTCCTCTGCCCCGCGCCCGGCTACGACCGGCACTTCGCGATCTGCGAGCAGTACGGCATCACCATGCGCACCATCGAGATGCACGACGACGGCCCCGACATGGCCGCCGTGCGCGAGGCCGTCACCGACCCGGCCGTCAAGGGGATCTGGATCGTCCCCACGTACGCCAACCCCACGGGTGCGGTCGTCAGCGAGGCGAAGGCCGCCGAGCTGGCCGCCCTCGAGACCGCCGCACCCGACTTCCGCATCTTCTGGGACAACGCGTACGCCGTGCACCACCTGACCGAGGAGCGCACCAAGACCGCCGACATCGTCGGCCTGTGCGCCGCCTCCGGGCACCCGGACCGTCCCTTCGTGCTCGCGTCGACCTCCAAGATCACCTTCGCCGGGTCCGGGGTCAGCTTCTTCGCCTCGTCGCCGGAGAACGTCGCCTGGTACACGCGACTCATCGGCAAGCGGACGATCGGTCCCGACAAGGTCAACCAGCTGCGCCACCTGCGGCACCTCGTCGACGTCGACGGCGTGCACGCGCTCATGGACCGGCACCGCGAGATCCTCGCCCCGAAGTTCGCGGTGGTGCTCGAGGTCCTGTCCGAGCGACTCGGCGGACACGACGTGGCCACGTGGACCGAGCCCAAGGGCGGCTACTTCGTGAGCCTCGACGTCCCGGACGGCTGCGCGACGAGGGTCGTGCAGCTGGCCAAGGAGGCCGGCATCGCCCTCACCCCGGCCGGTGCCTCGTTCCCGTACGGCAAGGACCCGCGCGACCGCAACATCCGCATCGCGCCGTCGTTCCCGCCCATCGAGGAGCTGCGGACGGCCATGGAGGGACTCGCCACGTGCGTGCTCCTCGCGGCCACCGAGCAACGACTGGCCTGA